TGTGGAAATCCTTCGTTGAATATAGGGTGTTGAATTTGGTTGAATATAGGATTCTTTGCAGTGCAGAATGCAAGGCAGCATAAGATAAAAATAAGAAGACTAAGACTTGGCCTTCAGATTTAGGAACAACATTTATTAGAGATCAGATCAACCATTATTTGATAAGATGATGAAAGACACATATTGCAGTTGCCAAAAGCTAAAGgggaaataaagaaagagatatatTGCTAAACCGGAATCAGTTTCAACAATGACTCTATAGTGGACATGCTAGAGCTCTCACACTTTCTCTTATCCTTGACTATCCCCTTCAAACTAAGCTATGGTCTCAAACTCCTATTTTCTCCACTTacattgtattttcttttttcttttttatatatggCATAATTTCTCTACTCACTAAATATTTCCAAACAATGAGAACAAGAAGTAAGAAATTATGCTTTCCTACATATATAATTCATCATGAGATTCAGGACTACTATTTGCACTTTTTCGTCGTTTTTCTCTCCAGGTCTCTCCCCACATCCTGGCCTCTGCAACAGCTTGCTCACGGTCCACACCTATGTTCAACAACTTTGCTCCAATTGGAGAGCCTATGTTTGACGTGTTTGTTCCACTTGAAGAGTAATCTTCAGTGCCCTTAATTTCAGCATTGTTAGCCTTATTTGGGTTATACTTGCGCGAAGCTAGGTAATTCAAAGCAGCCACCACATCCTGCATGCAAGGCCGATTATTGGCCTTTTCTTGGAGACACAAGATTGCCACATCTACGGTCTTCTTAAAGACAGATTCTGGGAACTGACCTCTCAGCAGTGGATCGGCTAACTGTGTAACTTTCTGGCGGTCTTTCAACATAGGACGTGCCTAAAAACATGAGGAATATGAATTAACTCTGATAATTcatgagttgaaaaaaaaaaaaaagatcttgtGTATTTTGTAGAGAGCTGCACAAACTTATTTGACCATGTACGGAAACTTTTATGGTAAGCTTTAGCCATATGAAACATCCAAAATGTGTACTATCAAAATCAGTATATATGCAACTAACAATGATATGAAATCTTCCACCTATAGCCTCTAATTGTCAAAATACGTAACCCAGTGGCATAGACCAATTACACTCACTCATTAGATGAACTTAGACATCAAGCAAGCCCAAAAAGATGACTAAAACCCTCAAGATAAACGTGAGAATGAATGCAATGTTATCAACATCCAACATGCAGACCTCCAATGACTAACCATATTCACTTGACATAATCAACTGGAATTAGTTTTTGCTATGGGAAATCACTTGAGAAGACCCTACAGAGATGGTTACTTCCTCTGGCATGTACATATATGCTAACTTTACTGACAAATGCCGTAAACAAAAAGTGCAATTGATATTTCCCTTTGAGAATCTATGAAAATGTAATCCTTTCAGCAAAGTGATAGAAATTTAGATTGACATTAATTGAATTACCCACTCAACAAGCTGTCTATCACGACCGTAGTTGTCATCTAGTGCTTTCCGTCCAGTTAGCAGCTCCAACAAAACTACCCCAAAACTGTAGATGTCAGATTTTGATGTCAATTTTCCAGATGTAGCATATTCAGGGGCACAGTAACCTTGAGTGCCCATGACCCTGGTGGAGACGTGCGACTTATCACCACTTGGACCAAATTTTGCTAGCCCAAAATCAGAAAGTTTTGGATGGAACCCCTCACCCAATAATATGTTAGCTGACTTTAAGTCTCTGAATATAACAGGAGGTTCAGCTTGATGGTGCAGAAACTCCAATCCTTTGGCTGCACCAGCAGCTATCATCATTCTAGTGTTCCAGTCTAAAGGCTCCTTATCTGGTGGAAGATCTGCAGAGAAATCATGGGATCATCATTCAAACAATAGGCAATTAAGAAGATGATGGATAACATATGTTCAACAGAACAGCAAGTAATGTTAATTAACAACCTGTTCAACTTACATCATGTAAAAACTGTACTAGATAGCCTACTTTAGTTCAAATAAGTTGGAAATGTCTTTATAATTGCTTTAATGAGTAGATATTTATCCAAGAAATGGTTAAACaagttttctttgttctttttcttcctaCTCAGAAAAATGTAACCGGGCAATAGTGATACACAGGTTATATTGTGTTTCAGACTATTGCATTGTAAATGTAACCTGAGATGTATCTCAATCTCAACTCTTAACTTGAGTGATCACCCTTGTTCTTGAATCATAAGAATGTCCAAGGATTAAATttccaaataaatttaaatttcgaTTTGATCAAGCATCTATATGCTGAATGCAAAAGCATAGCGCTGCGTAATTACAGacaaagaaaaagtagaaaCATTAATACCACACAACATCATTGCTAATCCATTTTTCATTTATAGAGAGGAACTCCATCCTAACCCTGGACCTTCTCCCCCCCACTGAAAAAGGaagcaaaaatgaaaaatgcctattttgaattttgtgatTCAGATGAGAAATTCTAGTTGTGCCTTTCAAAAAAGTTAAACCAAGcataaaacttaaatttttcctgaattccttcaaatttttatttaactgtGTGAAGTTTAGTATAATCTTAGTAATCTGAGCTTTTTATGGGGGGTGAATATAAATGATCTGGTTTTGTACATGAGGTACTAATCTTCTGTAATAAAATCAGAACTAAAGCCATCTAATAAAGTACCATGGAGGTGATCTTCCAAGGATCCTAAGGACATATATTCATATACAAGAAGACGCTGATTCCCTTCAGCACAGTAACCAAACAATGTGACAAGGTTAGGGTGACGCAGAAGAGTAAGCATGAGAACTTCCACCAGGAATTCCGGGTCCCCTTGGAGACCTGAATGGTTAAGTTTCTTAACAGCCACAACCTGCTAACGATAATAGATTTTTcaatgttaaataaataaataaataaaccatgaAAATTCTTGTGAAAATGCAAGCCAAAAgtagaacaaaaataaaaatgaaagaaaagtaTATGGCCACTATTGTAGGAGAATGAAGTCCAGAGAAATATGCTTTTCATCCATCAAATGATTTACCTGACCAGTTCTTCCTAACTTTCCCTTGTACACAATCCCAAATCCACCCTCCCCAATAAAGCTTTCTTCCCTAAAGTTATTTGTTGCAGTTGCAAGCTCTCGATAGGTGTATGTTGGAGGCTTATCAGGATTTTTTGACTCATCCTTTGGGGGATTTGATCCCAGTCTTGATTCTACATTAAATTTTGAAGCAAGTTCTGTAAGTTCTATAATTTCCATAAGCATAAAGTAAATCTAAGGAACAGGGAAGAATTATATCATGTCAATCAGAGTCAACATATagtttagaagaaaatgaaaaaacgtGAACAGTGATTGGCTAGCCAAGCAGACAAGCGACCCTGCATCTTATCATCCAAAACAACTATTTTTATCAGCTGTAGCAAAGGAAAGAAACTTCCAAATTCAGTAAATTGCTGCAAAGCGCTCTAACAAATATATCATGATTCTAGAAAGCTTAAGATAAAATTACAATCATACGATAGTCCTTTTTTTCCCTGATGAACATGATGGTCCTGTTTTTTAAGATTACATCTATGATTAGTATTGTTGTTATGCTGTTAACTGGTTTTGTAAACAAGTTTGATAACGCGTTTGTATTTTTGGTTGAAACCTATATTACATGAATGGCCTTCATCAAAATTCATTTACCAATGGATTCAAAATAGCATTGGCCTCAGGTGACCTAATTGGAGTCACAACACGTTACCACTTCTTTTTGGATAAGTACAAAACATTACCACTAATTATGAACTTCAATGGGAAGGTACAATGATACGTTTAAATGTTTCATGTGTAAATGTGAGTAATAGAGAACTGACTCAAAGTCTGAGTTTCGACTTTTACCACCTAGTATTGAGATTGTAGCAGCATTGTTGTtgaatttagataaaaatatatagtacaTGTGCTTGGACCAAAGTTTTGCTATAAGTCTAGAGTAAAAGCTTCATGCAGCAGTCACCTCCACTCAACAATAAAGAAACATCTGAGATGCCAGCAGCAATAACGAAACCAGTGCATATTGAAATCAATGGAGGTGTTCAATCAACTTACTACAATTGAGAGAATCATGTCAAATGATTTGTCAGGGTTTTTCTCACGTGAACATATGTGCAGTATAGAGttaaggaaaggaaaataaagagaTAGAAGTGTGAATAAATCTATATATTGATCACTATTTGAAACACAACCTACTCCCTTCTGTCCCTATGTTGTAATAAGGTGGGGCAGTTCACTTGAATTGCTTTCTTGTTGACAAGAGATCCAAacatattctcaaaaaatatatgagcAACATAAAAACCACATATTGTCCATTGAAAAAGTAAGAActtcaaaaagtaaaaacacaagGTTTTGCAATGTTGTCATTGTGCAAATCGTGCATTCCAACCAAAAGATAATAGTTATAGCCTTAGGATTAGACAAGGTTCCACGTTTATCTACACAATTAGGCTAATATTGATCAATCTTGACAGAAATTAGTAAAGTATAGTGGCTATTCCAGCTGtttgttgaatttttattggaaataCAAGTATTCCCACCTCtcaagtttataattttttgtgcaAGTAATGACAAAGACTATGCCGCTTCAGCAAGTCAGTAATAAAATGAACTGCGTCTTCAAACATGATATTAAGAAGGATTGCATCTTCCTATTTGCAAAGTCAATTGCAATAGCTGATACGGCTGGCTCTATTCAAGATCAAGTAATATTTGTTTTGCAACTCAAGACTGCATTTTTCTGAGGTTATTTTAATGCATTCTCAAGAGCACTGCTCATCCATGCTTGAGCCAAACACGCTGATCTGAATAACCAGCACCGAACTATAGTATAAAGTTGCtatttatctctctttttcttttttaatactaCTTAATCCCTTAACAACTAAAGTAAAAGTGTCATGATCCTCAAGGGATTATGATATGGACCATCAAAACACGACAAATAtgatattttctcaaaaaccaaagaacagccaagagtcttgtaattcaattgGTTGAAACTTCCTAGTGTTTCCCATAAAGAGATTCAGAGTTTAAATCTTTCATCcccaactatcgaattattaatataaataaataaataaaattttttaaaaactttatatTATCAACAAGAATCCCATTTAGCTGTCATTGAATATGCTTAGTACCACCACTTGAATTTCACTACAAATCTAAGATCACAGATCCATTGGAGTTATATTCTCCACACTTGGCCTAATACattagaatctaattaatgTCACACCACTTGGATTTTACTACAAAATCTAATATCACAGACCCATTGGAGTTATATTCTCCACACTTGGCCTAATACATTAGAACCTAAGTAATGTCAACATAACATCATCCTCAGTTACATGCAGCCGAACAAGTCTAAATGCAGTAAGATTCAGACATGGTAATTAAATCTCCAAAAAACCCATATAAATCAAAAGCAAATTCAGACATGGTAATGGAGAAACGAAAAATTCGGTCATGGgaatcttcaacaaaaaaaaaaaaaaagtctaagaaCCATATCATTACATATTAATGAAACCCATCAAAAAGTTGTATcaatatgcatatatatattaatcatacAAACCAACCTGAAGATAATGCAGCTTGAACATTTTTTATTGCAGGCTTGCGATTATCCTTAATTTCTCTGACCTCATCCTCAAGCTTCAGCTTTAAATCCTTCCATTTCTTCCGAAACCCAAAACAACGGCTCATTCTTTCTTGCTTCCTATCAAAACCAAATTCTATttcataaaaccaaaaaataaaaaataaaaaacccaagaATATTTTTCAGGTGCcaaggaaagaaaaacaatcacCTTGGCTACGttgagataaaaacaaaaaacaaaaacagaacgATGAAATGAGTTTGTTGTACCTGTCGTGTTGGGACAACGTGTGTGCACATGCACTTGATCTTATTAGCCAAATGGCCGAGAAAGGTATACGTGTGTGCACACCAGTTACAATGTAGGAAGGGAAATCAATCAGGAAATGTTGGGTTCCAAGTCTCGAACGCACGTCTTCCTAGAAATGAACGTTGAGAACACGATGTTTAATAGAATCTCAACGTTGTACATGTCTTGTGTATATCTGAGTTTATGATGTGATCAGACAATTACGTAGCACTCATTTCCTTGgtcaacttgttttttttttattaatataaaagaaattcaaaattgttgttcttatccttttaaatttttggatatATACATTGTATATAATATACTCATGAATGTAAATATGCGCATAAATGGTAATGTAATCTTGTGCTTTCAAGATTGGTCCATATATGACTGTCAGCACTTATTTCAGTAATATTGGGATGATTTCTTTCCTCTAAGATTACAATGTATTAAGAACTAGCTATGTTcttctccccaaaaaaaaaaaaaaatagctataTATTTTCAGCCAAAAAGAAACTAGTAATATTTATGTACATATTTCATTTCTAAATTTCTCCCcaaatacaattttatttct
This genomic stretch from Castanea sativa cultivar Marrone di Chiusa Pesio chromosome 1, ASM4071231v1 harbors:
- the LOC142643127 gene encoding putative serine/threonine-protein kinase PBL7, with amino-acid sequence MSRCFGFRKKWKDLKLKLEDEVREIKDNRKPAIKNVQAALSSESRLGSNPPKDESKNPDKPPTYTYRELATATNNFREESFIGEGGFGIVYKGKLGRTGQVVAVKKLNHSGLQGDPEFLVEVLMLTLLRHPNLVTLFGYCAEGNQRLLVYEYMSLGSLEDHLHDLPPDKEPLDWNTRMMIAAGAAKGLEFLHHQAEPPVIFRDLKSANILLGEGFHPKLSDFGLAKFGPSGDKSHVSTRVMGTQGYCAPEYATSGKLTSKSDIYSFGVVLLELLTGRKALDDNYGRDRQLVEWARPMLKDRQKVTQLADPLLRGQFPESVFKKTVDVAILCLQEKANNRPCMQDVVAALNYLASRKYNPNKANNAEIKGTEDYSSSGTNTSNIGSPIGAKLLNIGVDREQAVAEARMWGETWREKRRKSANSSPESHDELYM